In Oncorhynchus tshawytscha isolate Ot180627B unplaced genomic scaffold, Otsh_v2.0 Un_contig_1515_pilon_pilon, whole genome shotgun sequence, a single window of DNA contains:
- the LOC121845229 gene encoding uncharacterized protein LOC121845229 isoform X2, with amino-acid sequence MKIVLAVALVLLFVLLAIMTPHKMADVNGPKMADVNGPKMADVNGPKMADVNGPKMATAATARDQTFYDQLKLQLRDSDRSGISVGS; translated from the exons ATGAAGATTGTACTGGCCGTGGCTCTCGTCCTGCTGtttgtct TGCTCGCCATCATGACTCCACACAAAATGGCTGATGTGAACGGACCCAAAATGGCTGACGTGAACGGACCCAAAATGGCTGACGTGAACGGACCCAAAATGGCCGACGTGAACGGACCCAAAATGGCCACCGCTGCCACTGCTCGTGACCAAACGTTCTACGACCAACTGAAACTGCAGCTCCGAGACTCggacagatctgggatcagtgtTGGGTCGTAA
- the LOC121845229 gene encoding uncharacterized protein LOC121845229 isoform X1: MKIVLAVALVLLFVWLQNAHRSDVNQQGSVCDQALPLAISRLLISPLSVYSWLVSVMVELLFSPLSVYSWLVSVMVKLLFSSLTLISSSLYYTVLLLLAGPCCIATLSLTVLVSCLRVVIYMVHLVLVLCALAVLAIMTPHKMADVNGPKMADVNGPKMADVNGPKMADVNGPKMATAATARDQTFYDQLKLQLRDSDRSGISVGS, encoded by the exons ATGAAGATTGTACTGGCCGTGGCTCTCGTCCTGCTGtttgtct ggCTTCAGAATGCCCACAGGTCTGATGTCAACCAACAAGGAAGTGTTTGTGATCAG GCTCTTCCTCTGGCCATTTCCAggctcctcatctcccctctctctgtctactcctGGCTGGTCTCTGTGATGGTTgaactcctcttctcccctctctctgtctactcctGGCTGGTCTCTGTGATGGTTaaactcctcttctcctctctgaccctcatctcctcctccctgtattATACTGTCCTGCTCCTGCTTGCCGGGCCCTGCTGTATCGCCACCTTGTCTCTGACTGTGCTAGTGTCCTGTCTCCGTGTAGTTATCTATATGGTTCACCTAGTGTTGGTCCTCTGTGCTCTGGCAGTGCTCGCCATCATGACTCCACACAAAATGGCTGATGTGAACGGACCCAAAATGGCTGACGTGAACGGACCCAAAATGGCTGACGTGAACGGACCCAAAATGGCCGACGTGAACGGACCCAAAATGGCCACCGCTGCCACTGCTCGTGACCAAACGTTCTACGACCAACTGAAACTGCAGCTCCGAGACTCggacagatctgggatcagtgtTGGGTCGTAA